Proteins encoded by one window of Sus scrofa isolate TJ Tabasco breed Duroc chromosome 12, Sscrofa11.1, whole genome shotgun sequence:
- the LOC102165318 gene encoding uncharacterized protein LOC102165318, with translation MHKGQPRSNGADDEAGIPGLFLKEGRRGGQGEPNKLLCTCNWKTKLHLPGSSSALARPLPALRLPRPIPSRPGAYIRAKWSRREQSVEVARARRWAWGSSLLQLAAAAPRFLPHLSCPAGAHPVPPRPVDLQTEAQSGFALGAFTSLAEGFPAGFPGVTGRDEQRRKEARSCVRAWCSLNARRRDALAGVHDVLGARPWARECGRWGTGASEFARDLRGSQDCQRFGPRWTVGNGVGGSGTPNVDYLVHIARAWKTHHLVSTRGLMPSAEQVAYLEEPRFLGQGI, from the coding sequence ATGCACAAAGGCCAGCCTAGATCTAACGGAGCCGACGATGAGGCTGGAATCCCAGGCTTATTCCTGAAGGAAGGGCGCAGGGGAGGACAAGGGGAACCCAACAAGCTGCTCTGCACTTGCAATTGGAAGACAAAACTACACCTCCCAGGAAGCAGTTCGGCCCttgcccgccccctccccgcgctCCGCCTTCCCCGCCCCATCCCTTCCCGGCCTGGCGCGTATATAAGGGCCAAATGGTCCCGCCGAGAGCAGAGCGTGGAGGTGGCGCGGGCGCGGCGGTGGGCCTGGGGGTCGTCACTCCTGCAGCTGGCAGCCGCCGCTCCGCGCTTCCTGCCGCATCTCTCTTGCCCGGCGGGCGCCCATCCCGTCCCGCCCCGGCCCGTGGACCTGCAAACCGAGGCTCAGAGCGGATTTGCCCTAGGGGCTTTCACGAGCTTAGCAGAGGGGTTCCCGGCGGGGTTCCCTGGGGTCACGGGGCGCGATGAGCAGCGAAGAAAGGAGGCGAGGAGCTGCGTCCGGGCTTGGTGCTCTCTGAACGCGAGGAGGCGGGATGCGCTCGCCGGGGTCCATGATGTGCTCGGCGCCCGTCCCTGGGCCCGGGAATGCGGCCGCTGGGGAACCGGGGCCAGCGAATTCGCCCGCGATCTCCGCGGATCCCAGGACTGCCAGCGCTTTGGCCCTAGATGGACGGTGGGGAATGGGGTAGGGGGCTCCGGAACCCCTAACGTGGATTACTTGGTGCATATCGCCCGGGCATGGAAGACCCACCACCTCGTCTCCACCCGTGGATTGATGCCTTCTGCCGAACAGGTCGCTTACCTGGAG